From Alphaproteobacteria bacterium, the proteins below share one genomic window:
- a CDS encoding insulinase family protein → MSGFASRLAWLLAAIVALASPMAQAIDIKPLVSPGGIRYWLVEDTTVPIISITFSMAGGALLDPVGKEGTASLLSRVLDQGAGPHDASTFKTLQDDAAARLGFWAGAERFGGSLRMLRDQRAQSIELLRLALAEPRLDAEAIERQRRATISGLRRNEESPGSIASRTLYRATFGEHPYGRQVDGTATSVGAVTPEDLKALAARQLTRNRLIVAVVGDTNAQDIGPLLDQAFGALPPGDSVPEAPVWSPPPPRSGGRLLTVQRPMPQSIALMSLPGMKRDDPDWYAATVMNYVLGGGGFNSRLMNEVRDRRGLAYGASSRLSYYAQGGVFTASVATMNERVAESIAIIRAQFDLMARDGVTERELAEAKQYLVGSLALTLDSTAAIAGLLHQMQADNLAPDHLTRRRELIERVSADDVRRVARRLLRDDALTIVVVGQPVGLTATE, encoded by the coding sequence ATGAGCGGCTTCGCTTCCCGGCTGGCCTGGCTGCTGGCCGCCATCGTCGCGCTGGCCTCGCCCATGGCGCAGGCCATCGACATCAAGCCGCTGGTGAGCCCCGGAGGCATCCGCTACTGGCTGGTCGAGGACACCACCGTCCCGATCATCTCGATCACCTTCTCGATGGCCGGCGGCGCGCTGCTCGATCCGGTGGGCAAGGAGGGCACCGCCTCGCTGCTGTCGAGGGTGCTCGACCAGGGGGCCGGGCCGCACGACGCATCGACCTTCAAGACGCTGCAGGACGACGCCGCGGCGCGTCTGGGATTCTGGGCCGGCGCCGAGCGCTTCGGCGGCTCGCTGCGCATGCTGCGCGATCAGCGTGCGCAATCGATCGAGCTCCTGCGTCTGGCGCTCGCCGAGCCGCGCCTCGACGCCGAAGCGATCGAGCGGCAGCGCCGCGCCACCATCTCCGGCCTGCGCCGCAACGAGGAATCGCCCGGCTCGATCGCCTCGCGCACGCTCTACCGCGCAACCTTCGGCGAGCACCCCTACGGCCGGCAGGTCGACGGCACCGCCACCAGCGTCGGGGCGGTCACGCCGGAGGATCTCAAGGCATTGGCGGCGCGTCAGCTCACGCGCAACAGGCTGATCGTCGCCGTGGTCGGCGACACCAACGCGCAGGATATCGGCCCGTTGCTCGACCAGGCCTTCGGCGCGCTGCCGCCGGGCGATTCGGTGCCCGAGGCGCCGGTCTGGTCGCCGCCGCCGCCCAGGTCGGGCGGACGCCTGCTGACGGTGCAGCGTCCGATGCCACAGAGCATCGCGCTGATGTCCTTGCCGGGCATGAAGCGCGACGATCCCGACTGGTACGCCGCGACCGTCATGAACTACGTGCTGGGCGGTGGCGGCTTCAACTCGCGTCTGATGAACGAGGTGCGCGACCGCCGCGGGCTGGCCTACGGCGCCTCCTCGCGACTCTCCTACTACGCCCAGGGTGGCGTGTTCACCGCCTCGGTGGCGACCATGAACGAGCGCGTCGCGGAGTCTATCGCCATCATCCGCGCCCAGTTCGACCTGATGGCCAGGGACGGCGTCACCGAGCGCGAGCTGGCGGAAGCCAAGCAATACCTCGTGGGTTCGCTGGCCCTGACGCTCGATTCGACCGCGGCGATCGCCGGCCTGCTGCACCAGATGCAGGCCGACAATCTGGCGCCCGACCACCTGACGCGGCGCAGGGAGCTCATCGAGAGGGTGAGCGCCGACGACGTGCGCCGCGTCGCGCGCCGCCTGCTGCGCGATGACGCGCTGACCATCGTCGTCGTCGGCCAGCCGGTCGGCCTCACGGCGACCGAGTAG